Proteins from one Planctomyces sp. SH-PL62 genomic window:
- a CDS encoding sodium-dependent bicarbonate transport family permease: MLHEFWYNFRHNLFKPLLLFFYLGFLVPILRVQFEFPYVMYQALTIYLLIAIGWHGGEELAHLNPDSIKSIVGFMGVGFLANTLIGLIAFGILRSVTRMRRVDQATVAGYYGSDSAGTFVTALGVLGSAHIAFDAYMPVMLAIMEIPGCLVALYLVSHYRAQGMDALGNMPYEPGYDPSAEAPPILIDEHGRDQHASAVQTEAEMSLERMEHESEDVGNGRKKGFINGKLLHEVFLNTGLYLLFGGIIIGLISGLQGPEVTRADDSFFVTLFQGVLCLFLLEMGMTASRKLKDLKTAGWNFVAFGLLAPNLFATLGIMIAHTYAWVTGTHFELGTYVLFSVLCGSASYIAVPAVQRLAIPEASPTLPLAASLGLTFSYNVTIGIPIYMEIAKAITRSFPIG; the protein is encoded by the coding sequence ATGCTCCACGAATTCTGGTACAACTTCCGGCACAATCTGTTCAAGCCGCTGCTGTTGTTTTTCTACCTGGGATTCCTCGTCCCGATCCTCCGCGTGCAATTCGAGTTCCCCTACGTGATGTATCAAGCGTTGACGATCTATCTGCTGATCGCCATCGGCTGGCATGGTGGCGAGGAGCTGGCGCATCTGAACCCCGACTCGATCAAGTCGATCGTCGGGTTCATGGGGGTCGGCTTCCTGGCCAACACGCTCATAGGACTGATCGCGTTCGGCATCCTCCGGTCGGTCACCCGGATGCGGCGGGTGGATCAGGCGACGGTCGCGGGATATTACGGGTCTGACTCGGCCGGCACGTTCGTGACGGCCCTGGGCGTGCTGGGCTCGGCGCACATCGCTTTCGACGCCTACATGCCGGTCATGCTGGCGATTATGGAGATCCCCGGCTGCCTTGTCGCCCTGTATCTCGTCTCCCACTACCGCGCCCAGGGGATGGACGCGTTGGGCAACATGCCCTACGAACCGGGCTACGATCCCTCCGCCGAAGCGCCGCCGATCTTGATCGACGAGCATGGTCGCGACCAGCATGCCTCGGCCGTCCAGACCGAGGCGGAGATGTCGCTGGAGCGGATGGAGCACGAGAGCGAGGACGTGGGCAACGGCCGCAAGAAGGGCTTCATCAACGGCAAGCTGCTGCACGAAGTCTTCCTGAACACCGGTTTATATCTCCTATTCGGCGGGATCATCATTGGACTGATCAGCGGGCTTCAGGGGCCGGAAGTGACCCGCGCCGACGATAGCTTCTTCGTCACCCTGTTCCAGGGCGTGCTCTGCCTCTTCCTGCTGGAAATGGGTATGACGGCGAGCCGCAAGTTGAAGGACCTGAAGACCGCCGGGTGGAACTTCGTGGCCTTCGGCCTCCTCGCCCCCAACCTCTTCGCCACTCTGGGGATCATGATCGCCCACACTTATGCGTGGGTGACCGGCACGCACTTCGAGCTTGGCACCTACGTGCTGTTCTCGGTGCTCTGCGGGTCCGCGTCGTACATCGCCGTCCCGGCCGTGCAGCGACTGGCGATCCCCGAGGCCAGCCCGACCTTGCCGCTCGCCGCGTCGCTCGGCCTGACGTTTTCTTACAACGTCACGATCGGCATCCCGATCTACATGGAGATCGCCAAGGCCATCACCCGCTCCTTCCCGATCGGCTGA
- a CDS encoding CAP domain-containing protein has translation MIFVRMRTLRRLAGAVATLVLFQGCAGVDVWPRPLTVPGEARPWPTPDAPGDMELDGVRESLLRLHNRARAERKRTRVEISPELQEAAQLHAEEMAGRGQMTHKGADGSSVADRVQNLGYRYRRCGENVAYGHYSPELVMRGWLTSPPHRKNILGDYRQVGLGYATAKDGTPYWCVTFGLPATR, from the coding sequence ATGATCTTCGTCAGGATGCGTACGCTTCGCCGACTCGCGGGGGCCGTCGCGACGCTCGTCCTGTTCCAGGGCTGCGCCGGCGTCGACGTGTGGCCCCGGCCGTTGACCGTCCCCGGCGAGGCCCGCCCCTGGCCGACTCCCGACGCACCGGGAGATATGGAGCTGGACGGGGTCCGTGAATCGTTGCTCAGGCTGCACAACCGGGCTCGCGCCGAGCGGAAGCGGACCCGTGTGGAGATCAGCCCGGAGCTTCAAGAGGCCGCACAGCTCCACGCCGAGGAGATGGCCGGACGCGGCCAGATGACGCACAAGGGGGCCGACGGCTCGTCGGTCGCGGATCGGGTGCAAAATCTCGGGTATCGCTACCGGCGCTGTGGAGAGAACGTCGCGTATGGCCATTACTCCCCCGAGTTGGTCATGCGGGGATGGCTGACCAGCCCCCCCCACCGCAAGAACATCCTCGGCGATTACCGCCAGGTGGGTCTGGGCTACGCGACCGCTAAAGACGGTACGCCGTACTGGTGCGTCACATTCGGACTCCCCGCAACCCGATGA
- a CDS encoding secondary thiamine-phosphate synthase enzyme YjbQ — translation MKSQTEHLTFNLPDRMGFLNITREVEEIVRKSGVQEGLVLVNAMHITASVFINDDEPGLHEDYKRWLEALAPFDASPARYQHNRTGEDNADAHMKRQIMGREVVVAVTKGKLDFGPWEQIFYGEFDGRRSKRVLVKVIGD, via the coding sequence ATGAAATCGCAGACCGAGCACCTGACGTTCAACCTGCCCGACCGAATGGGCTTCCTGAACATCACCCGCGAGGTCGAGGAGATCGTCCGCAAGAGCGGGGTCCAGGAAGGGCTGGTCCTGGTCAACGCCATGCACATCACCGCAAGCGTCTTCATCAACGACGACGAGCCCGGGCTGCACGAGGATTACAAGCGGTGGCTCGAAGCCCTCGCCCCGTTCGACGCCTCACCCGCTCGCTACCAACATAATCGGACTGGGGAGGACAACGCCGACGCGCACATGAAACGACAGATCATGGGCCGTGAGGTGGTCGTCGCCGTCACCAAGGGCAAGCTGGACTTCGGGCCCTGGGAACAGATCTTCTACGGCGAGTTCGACGGCCGACGGTCCAAGCGGGTCCTGGTCAAGGTGATCGGAGATTGA
- a CDS encoding glycosyltransferase family 4 protein, with the protein MRLLALVDSTDHVCCRYRIRAFEPALLNAGCTLRCEPLEPGLLPRLRQLRTAAAYDAVILQRKLLPGWQFAVLRRSARHLAFDFDDAVLYRDSYDRRGQDSSRRASRFARTVRSSDVVIAGNDFLADCALRAGASAERVRIIPTCVEPGRYTPRTPTTGERPLELVWIGSSSTLKGIEARRPLWERLGREIPGLKLRIICDRFPEFEHLEIVPIPWSEATEADDLARGDVGVGLIPDDDWSRGKCGLKILQYQAAGLPVIANPVGSHVEMIEPGETGFLATTDDEWLAAVRASVDAAARARMGREARRRVEAHYSIAAWGATFAASATGTDRPHRDRREPGPGEVADFAPAPCFTRERTRAVGSPHATAAPPRAPRRGRHGSE; encoded by the coding sequence ATGAGATTACTCGCCCTGGTGGATTCGACAGATCACGTCTGCTGCCGATACCGAATCCGGGCGTTCGAACCGGCCCTCCTGAACGCGGGATGCACCCTGCGTTGCGAGCCGCTGGAGCCTGGGCTCCTGCCCCGACTGCGCCAACTCCGGACGGCCGCCGCCTACGACGCGGTCATCCTCCAGCGCAAGCTCCTGCCCGGCTGGCAGTTCGCCGTCCTTCGCAGAAGCGCACGCCACCTGGCATTCGATTTCGACGACGCCGTCCTCTACCGCGATTCTTACGATCGCCGGGGCCAGGATTCGTCTCGCCGCGCGTCCCGGTTTGCGAGAACCGTCCGATCCTCCGATGTCGTGATCGCCGGCAACGACTTCCTGGCCGACTGCGCCCTTCGGGCCGGAGCCTCGGCGGAGCGCGTCCGCATCATCCCGACGTGCGTCGAGCCAGGCCGTTATACCCCCAGGACGCCGACGACCGGGGAGCGACCGCTGGAACTGGTCTGGATCGGGTCGTCGAGCACGCTCAAAGGGATCGAGGCGAGACGCCCCCTCTGGGAACGCCTGGGGCGCGAGATCCCCGGGCTGAAGCTCAGGATCATCTGCGATCGGTTCCCCGAATTCGAGCATCTCGAAATCGTCCCCATCCCCTGGAGCGAAGCGACGGAGGCCGACGACCTGGCGCGGGGGGACGTGGGCGTGGGCCTGATCCCCGACGACGATTGGAGTCGGGGCAAGTGCGGCCTGAAGATCCTCCAGTACCAGGCGGCGGGCCTCCCCGTGATCGCCAACCCGGTCGGCTCGCACGTCGAAATGATCGAGCCCGGCGAGACTGGATTCCTGGCGACGACGGACGACGAATGGCTGGCCGCCGTCCGGGCCTCGGTCGACGCCGCCGCCCGCGCCCGGATGGGACGCGAGGCGCGTCGGCGGGTGGAGGCGCACTATTCGATCGCCGCCTGGGGGGCCACGTTCGCCGCCTCCGCGACGGGGACCGACCGGCCGCACCGTGATCGTCGCGAACCGGGTCCGGGGGAGGTCGCCGACTTCGCCCCCGCGCCATGCTTCACCAGGGAGAGGACCCGGGCCGTCGGGAGCCCGCATGCGACGGCCGCCCCGCCCCGCGCGCCGCGGCGGGGCCGACATGGATCGGAATAG
- a CDS encoding phosphoglycerate kinase — protein MPKQTVRDLDVKGKKVLVRVDFNVPQTKDGEVADDRRIRSALPTLKDVLDRGGSLILISHLGRPKGDPTVDAPFKLDKVAAKLQDLLGKPVEKADDTVGPSAQKLAADLKPGGVLVLENVRFNKGEKKGDPEFAKALASLGDAYVNDAFGTCHRDEASMVAVPEQFPAEKRAIGFLVEKELNILDTLLKNPKHPYVAVMGGAKVSDKILVMESLLAQVDKLLVGGAMTYTFLKAKGIEIGKSRVELDKLDVAKKLLETAGDKIVLPVDHLIADKPEAGAETRATEGQEIPEGWFGMDIGPKTIEEYSRIVREAGAVVWNGPMGMFEVEAFADGTKAVALAMAESSGVTAVGGGESAEAIQKFGYAEKVSHVSTGGGAFLESLEGKEFNSIKVIPDR, from the coding sequence ATGCCCAAGCAGACGGTCCGCGACCTCGACGTGAAGGGGAAGAAGGTCCTCGTCCGGGTCGACTTCAACGTGCCCCAGACCAAGGACGGCGAGGTCGCCGACGACCGCCGCATCCGTTCGGCCTTGCCGACGCTGAAGGACGTCCTCGATCGCGGCGGGTCGCTGATCCTCATCAGCCATCTCGGCCGTCCCAAGGGGGATCCGACCGTCGACGCCCCGTTCAAGCTCGACAAGGTCGCCGCCAAGCTCCAGGACCTCCTCGGCAAGCCCGTCGAGAAGGCCGACGACACGGTCGGCCCGAGCGCCCAGAAGCTCGCCGCCGACCTCAAGCCGGGCGGAGTGCTCGTGCTCGAGAACGTGCGGTTCAACAAGGGCGAGAAGAAGGGCGACCCCGAGTTCGCCAAGGCCCTGGCGAGCCTGGGCGACGCCTACGTCAACGACGCCTTCGGCACCTGCCACCGGGACGAGGCGTCGATGGTCGCCGTCCCCGAGCAGTTCCCCGCCGAGAAGCGCGCGATCGGCTTCCTCGTCGAGAAGGAGCTGAACATCCTCGACACCCTGCTCAAGAACCCCAAGCACCCGTACGTCGCGGTGATGGGCGGGGCCAAGGTCTCCGACAAGATCCTCGTCATGGAGAGCCTGCTCGCCCAGGTCGACAAGCTGCTCGTCGGCGGGGCCATGACCTACACGTTCCTGAAGGCCAAAGGGATCGAGATCGGCAAGAGCCGCGTCGAGCTGGACAAGCTGGACGTCGCGAAGAAGCTGCTGGAGACGGCCGGCGACAAGATCGTCCTGCCGGTCGACCACCTCATCGCCGACAAGCCCGAGGCGGGCGCCGAGACCCGCGCGACCGAGGGCCAGGAGATTCCCGAGGGCTGGTTCGGCATGGACATCGGCCCCAAGACGATCGAGGAATATTCCAGAATCGTCCGCGAGGCCGGCGCCGTGGTCTGGAACGGCCCGATGGGCATGTTCGAAGTGGAAGCCTTCGCCGACGGGACCAAGGCCGTGGCGCTGGCGATGGCCGAGTCGTCTGGCGTGACGGCCGTCGGCGGCGGCGAATCGGCCGAGGCGATCCAGAAGTTCGGCTACGCCGAGAAGGTGAGCCACGTCTCTACCGGCGGCGGCGCGTTCCTCGAATCGCTCGAGGGCAAGGAGTTCAACTCGATCAAGGTCATCCCCGACCGTTGA
- a CDS encoding exonuclease domain-containing protein, with amino-acid sequence MTHAPSLISFDLETTGLDPAVDRIVEVGALVLDGDGNIVDRFERLINPGRPIAATASAVSGIHDSDVAECPFAAEVLPDFLRLLDRAADAPLIAHNAAFDAGFLGMELARAGLPIPARPVVDTLPLARARLPELRSHRLDLLVAHFGIAPRARHRAFEDAAAVAALWFRLDGPNLDSRAMVSYPIRDGSKAIRPPLGWERLDEALFRCLPVRIAYVGGSRGDAPRLVTPRRFAHRGGIAYLVATCHLDSIEKSFRLDRIRTYEVLDESRPPEVATPCPDCS; translated from the coding sequence ATGACGCACGCCCCGTCGCTCATCTCGTTCGACCTGGAGACCACCGGACTCGACCCCGCCGTGGACCGCATCGTGGAGGTCGGCGCCCTGGTGCTCGACGGGGACGGGAACATCGTGGACCGGTTCGAGCGGTTGATCAATCCCGGCCGCCCCATCGCGGCGACCGCCAGCGCGGTCAGCGGCATTCATGACTCCGACGTCGCCGAATGCCCGTTCGCGGCCGAAGTCCTGCCCGACTTCCTCCGCCTCCTCGACCGGGCCGCCGACGCCCCGCTGATCGCCCACAACGCCGCGTTCGACGCCGGTTTCCTCGGCATGGAGCTGGCTCGCGCGGGTCTGCCGATTCCTGCCCGCCCGGTGGTGGACACACTCCCCCTGGCCCGCGCCAGGCTCCCGGAATTGCGGAGCCATCGGCTGGACCTGCTGGTCGCTCACTTCGGGATCGCGCCCCGGGCTCGGCATCGGGCCTTCGAAGACGCGGCGGCCGTGGCGGCGCTGTGGTTTCGGCTCGACGGTCCCAACCTGGATTCGCGGGCGATGGTCTCGTATCCTATCCGCGACGGATCGAAAGCGATCCGTCCGCCCCTCGGCTGGGAGCGGCTCGACGAGGCCCTGTTCCGATGCCTTCCCGTCCGGATCGCCTATGTCGGCGGTTCGCGAGGCGACGCCCCCCGACTGGTCACGCCGAGGCGATTCGCCCATCGAGGCGGCATCGCCTACCTCGTGGCGACTTGCCATCTCGACTCGATCGAGAAGTCGTTCCGGCTCGACCGGATTCGCACATATGAAGTCCTGGACGAGTCCCGTCCCCCGGAGGTCGCGACGCCGTGCCCCGACTGCTCGTAA
- a CDS encoding aldehyde dehydrogenase family protein → MFEDLLKRLGLGPVESGACHVRWIEDPGGEEIESFNPADGKPLGRVKLASRAVYDEVVRHAADAFTRWRTTPGPRRGEVVRKIGEELRKHKADLGLLITLETGKIRSEGEGEVQEMIDMCDFSVGLSRQLYGLTIASERPRHRMMEQWHPLGPIGVITAFNFPAAVWAWNAMVAAVCGDTVVWKPSPLAALTATAVQKLVARVAEDEGFPGVFNLCLGSIEDVGEPMLNDKRLPLISATGSCRLGCRVAEVVGRRVGRTILELGGNNAVIVAPSADLDLAIRGIAFAAVGTAGQRCTTARRLIVHESLYETVVERLARAYATLPIGNPWDDGVLVGPLIHEQAVEAMKNALDRSVEQGGEVVVGGERLDRPGCFVRPALVKAKRGMAIVGEETFAPILYAIPYRDIDEAIAIQNEVEQGLTSAIFTRDLIEAERFLSPQGSDCGIANVNIGTSGAEIGGAFGGEKATGGGREAGSDSWKAYMRRQTCTINYGADLPLAQGIRFDIG, encoded by the coding sequence ATGTTCGAAGACCTCCTGAAGCGGCTGGGACTGGGGCCGGTCGAGTCGGGCGCCTGTCACGTCCGCTGGATCGAAGACCCCGGGGGCGAGGAGATCGAGTCCTTCAACCCCGCCGACGGCAAGCCCCTGGGGCGGGTCAAGCTCGCGAGCCGGGCCGTGTACGACGAGGTCGTCCGGCACGCGGCCGACGCCTTCACGAGATGGCGGACGACGCCCGGCCCGCGCCGGGGAGAGGTGGTCCGGAAGATTGGCGAGGAGTTACGCAAGCACAAGGCCGACCTGGGCCTGCTGATCACCCTGGAGACCGGCAAGATCCGCTCCGAGGGGGAGGGCGAGGTCCAGGAAATGATCGACATGTGCGATTTCTCCGTTGGGTTGTCGCGCCAGCTTTACGGGCTGACGATCGCCAGCGAGCGGCCTCGACATCGGATGATGGAGCAGTGGCATCCGCTGGGGCCGATCGGCGTGATCACCGCGTTCAACTTCCCGGCCGCCGTCTGGGCCTGGAACGCGATGGTCGCGGCGGTCTGCGGCGACACGGTCGTCTGGAAGCCTTCGCCGCTCGCCGCGCTGACGGCGACGGCGGTCCAGAAGCTCGTCGCCAGGGTCGCCGAGGACGAAGGCTTTCCGGGCGTGTTCAACCTCTGCCTGGGCTCGATCGAAGACGTCGGCGAGCCGATGCTCAACGATAAACGGCTCCCCTTGATCTCGGCCACCGGGAGCTGCCGGCTGGGCTGTCGCGTCGCAGAGGTCGTGGGCCGCCGTGTGGGCCGGACGATCCTGGAGTTGGGGGGCAACAACGCCGTCATCGTCGCCCCGAGCGCGGACCTGGACCTGGCGATCCGGGGCATCGCCTTCGCCGCCGTGGGGACCGCCGGCCAGCGCTGCACGACGGCCCGCCGCCTGATCGTCCATGAATCGCTTTATGAGACGGTCGTCGAGCGGCTCGCCCGGGCGTACGCGACCTTGCCGATCGGCAACCCCTGGGACGACGGCGTCCTGGTCGGCCCTCTCATCCACGAGCAGGCCGTGGAGGCCATGAAGAACGCCCTGGATCGCTCGGTGGAGCAGGGGGGGGAGGTCGTCGTCGGCGGCGAGCGTTTGGATCGCCCCGGCTGTTTCGTCCGGCCCGCCTTGGTGAAGGCGAAGCGTGGCATGGCGATCGTCGGCGAGGAGACGTTCGCGCCGATCCTGTATGCGATTCCGTATCGGGACATCGACGAGGCGATCGCGATCCAGAACGAGGTCGAACAGGGGCTGACCTCGGCCATCTTCACCCGCGACCTGATCGAGGCCGAGAGGTTCCTCTCGCCGCAGGGATCGGACTGCGGCATCGCCAACGTCAACATCGGCACGTCGGGCGCGGAGATCGGCGGGGCCTTCGGCGGCGAGAAGGCCACCGGCGGCGGCCGCGAGGCCGGCTCCGACTCGTGGAAGGCCTACATGCGCCGGCAGACCTGCACCATCAACTACGGCGCCGACCTCCCCCTCGCCCAGGGGATCCGCTTCGACATCGGCTAG
- a CDS encoding (5-formylfuran-3-yl)methyl phosphate synthase codes for MPRLLVSVRSADEARRALAGGASILDVKEPANGPLGRASFETWREIRSVLPGGVALSVALGELPEWLDERRPDVPDDAFEDVTFCKVGLAGAGPGWESAWRELRATLPTRGCRWIAVAYTDWRAAGSPPPSEILDGTPPECAGVLFDTWDKSSPAAWTPELAAIAGRVIEKGLMLAVAGSVTAATVDRLAVLRPHVIAVRGAACEDGDRMRDLDLHRVEELAEIVGKLPDARLP; via the coding sequence GTGCCCCGACTGCTCGTAAGCGTGAGATCGGCCGACGAGGCCCGCAGGGCCCTGGCCGGAGGCGCGTCCATCCTCGACGTCAAGGAGCCCGCGAACGGCCCGCTCGGCCGCGCCTCGTTCGAGACCTGGCGCGAGATCCGTAGCGTCCTGCCGGGGGGCGTCGCGCTCAGCGTCGCCCTGGGCGAACTGCCCGAATGGCTCGACGAGCGTCGCCCCGACGTGCCCGACGACGCCTTCGAGGACGTGACGTTCTGCAAGGTCGGCCTGGCGGGCGCGGGACCCGGATGGGAATCGGCCTGGCGCGAGCTGCGCGCGACCCTCCCGACGAGGGGCTGCCGATGGATCGCCGTCGCCTATACCGACTGGCGGGCGGCCGGTTCGCCCCCCCCTTCGGAAATCCTTGATGGGACGCCGCCCGAGTGTGCGGGCGTCCTGTTCGACACCTGGGACAAATCCAGCCCGGCGGCGTGGACTCCGGAACTCGCCGCCATCGCGGGCCGGGTGATCGAAAAGGGCCTGATGCTGGCGGTCGCCGGCAGCGTCACCGCTGCGACGGTCGATCGGCTTGCTGTGCTCCGACCGCACGTGATCGCGGTGCGCGGGGCCGCCTGCGAGGACGGCGACCGCATGCGGGACCTCGATTTACATCGGGTCGAGGAGTTGGCCGAGATCGTCGGCAAGCTGCCGGACGCCCGCCTCCCCTAG
- a CDS encoding lipopolysaccharide kinase InaA family protein gives MTVLLPSTRPQTTAGRMFKPPEWSFEQAGDVGWWLQGRWREALLGPNGLRLDEWKAEGRVETIKSGPHRVVYRVQLPDSAIFIKHYLVPDRRAKYRQWFRRGKGRNEGKRSLNLASIGVPTITPIALGERRKRGFLFDNFLITGEIPDAVPLDAFVERDLPEIPEPRRSRLRQSLALALGVLTARLHNAKMQHIDFHPGNILVRLDEDDAPRLAMIDLDALRTEKSLDWGKARRNLALLDHYFWTRSSRVDRGRFLKAYLEARDGSPDSAREFALGVEESTRLWAERLWRRWGKRCRSTNKYFQVYKSNNALCIASRDLDPSEVAPLLIDPDAPFAAPGARLMKDSRTTRLVETTMLVDGRPTSVVYKRFNRKKWIDPVLAIFRPSRAWRSWQAGQHLASRGVPTPQNLAFVARRRKPWFSPFQGVLPYETYLITVKQPNAATLSEHVFQELPNLDETALQPEVRRLTSALAGLVRQLHERSLSHRDLKASNILISRDAGPNEDLFSLIDLVGVRLKNPLPMHRRVQNLARLSVSLADAPGRTRTTSLRFLRAYLPPRLMHSGEWKMFWRAIEAASRTKQARNQRRGRPLS, from the coding sequence ATGACTGTATTACTCCCCAGCACCCGGCCGCAGACGACGGCCGGCCGCATGTTCAAGCCCCCGGAGTGGAGCTTCGAGCAGGCCGGCGACGTCGGCTGGTGGCTCCAGGGCCGCTGGCGCGAGGCCCTCCTCGGCCCGAACGGGCTCCGGCTCGACGAATGGAAGGCCGAGGGCCGGGTCGAGACGATCAAGTCGGGCCCCCACCGCGTCGTCTACCGGGTTCAGCTCCCGGACTCGGCGATCTTCATCAAGCACTACCTGGTGCCCGACCGACGGGCCAAGTACCGCCAGTGGTTCCGCCGCGGCAAGGGCCGGAACGAGGGCAAACGCTCGTTGAACCTGGCCTCGATCGGCGTCCCGACCATCACCCCCATCGCCCTGGGCGAGCGCCGGAAGCGCGGGTTCCTGTTCGACAACTTCTTGATCACCGGCGAGATCCCCGACGCGGTCCCTCTCGACGCGTTCGTCGAGCGCGACCTGCCCGAGATCCCCGAACCGCGGCGGTCCCGGCTGCGCCAGAGCCTGGCCCTGGCGCTGGGGGTGCTGACGGCGCGGTTGCACAACGCCAAGATGCAGCACATCGACTTTCATCCCGGCAACATCCTGGTCCGGCTCGACGAGGACGACGCGCCCCGGCTGGCGATGATCGACCTGGACGCCCTCCGCACGGAGAAGAGCCTCGACTGGGGCAAGGCCCGACGCAACCTCGCCCTGCTCGACCACTACTTCTGGACCCGGAGCAGCCGCGTCGACCGCGGCCGGTTCCTCAAAGCGTACCTGGAAGCCCGGGACGGCTCCCCCGATTCGGCCCGGGAGTTCGCCCTGGGCGTCGAGGAATCCACCCGGCTCTGGGCCGAGCGCCTCTGGCGGCGCTGGGGCAAGCGCTGTCGATCGACCAACAAGTACTTTCAGGTTTACAAGTCGAACAACGCCCTGTGCATCGCCTCGCGCGACCTCGACCCCTCGGAGGTCGCGCCGCTGCTGATCGACCCGGACGCTCCGTTCGCCGCCCCCGGGGCGCGGCTCATGAAGGATTCGCGGACGACCCGGCTCGTCGAGACGACCATGCTCGTCGACGGCCGGCCGACCTCCGTGGTCTACAAGCGGTTCAATCGCAAGAAGTGGATCGATCCGGTCCTGGCGATCTTCCGCCCCTCCCGCGCCTGGCGGTCCTGGCAAGCGGGCCAGCACCTGGCCAGCCGGGGCGTCCCCACCCCCCAGAACCTGGCGTTCGTGGCCCGCCGGCGCAAGCCCTGGTTCTCGCCGTTCCAGGGCGTCCTCCCCTACGAGACCTACCTGATCACCGTCAAGCAACCCAATGCCGCGACCCTCTCGGAGCACGTCTTCCAGGAACTGCCGAATCTCGACGAGACGGCCCTCCAGCCGGAAGTCCGACGGCTGACGTCGGCCCTCGCGGGGCTCGTCCGGCAACTTCACGAGCGGTCGCTTTCGCATCGGGACTTGAAGGCGTCGAACATCCTCATCAGTCGCGACGCCGGGCCGAACGAGGACCTGTTCTCCCTGATCGACCTGGTCGGCGTCCGGCTCAAGAACCCGTTGCCCATGCACCGCCGCGTCCAGAACCTGGCGAGGCTCAGCGTCAGCCTCGCCGACGCCCCCGGACGGACGCGGACGACCTCGCTCCGCTTCCTCCGCGCCTACCTCCCCCCGCGTCTCATGCATTCTGGGGAATGGAAGATGTTCTGGCGGGCGATCGAGGCCGCGTCTCGCACCAAGCAGGCCCGGAACCAGCGCCGGGGGCGCCCGCTTTCCTGA
- a CDS encoding SGNH/GDSL hydrolase family protein: MPHSRPPRWLRLRPRFRQRSFRFIERGERLARRFKQVILGFTTCLVVGLLVGTSTGRYAASWTMAKGRRAVASLVGDAGSREGVEADWRRRREFDMEQARGKLYAAYEHYDPKVRTLLDATGLDPDHALLRWGNFDKALLLPSTVFEPDDSGRSYRFRPNTRSIWVRNLKSQGGVLAYFPIPDTPRLLELAEAAGAAIVRESVQTTNSWGCRGDEPNLTAEHRGLVLGDSYMQGLFVGDDQTPTECLKRALATGFGTSVEILNTGHLGYSPEQEYFTLLEYADRFRPQFVILSLFANDFGDLFEVLDGRADWEENRYWIAKIAGYCNDLGIPCLVVPAPWVNHVEGPRKTAHYPGRIPDILDDPGLTYFDPIEDFIAANDRQALIRLARGEPTTPSPLFNGKLGDGHFSPLGCEVWGDAVGRRLARLLESRRPRGEVEAKVGAGLNLRSP; the protein is encoded by the coding sequence GTGCCCCATTCCCGCCCACCTCGATGGCTCCGACTTCGCCCCAGGTTCCGCCAGCGGTCGTTCCGCTTCATCGAGCGCGGCGAGCGACTCGCCCGGCGGTTCAAGCAAGTCATCCTGGGTTTCACCACCTGCCTGGTCGTCGGCCTCCTGGTGGGGACGTCGACCGGGCGCTACGCGGCGTCCTGGACGATGGCCAAGGGGCGACGGGCGGTCGCTTCGCTGGTCGGCGACGCCGGCTCGCGCGAGGGGGTCGAGGCCGACTGGCGACGCCGCCGCGAATTCGACATGGAGCAGGCGCGAGGCAAGCTCTACGCCGCCTACGAGCACTATGACCCGAAGGTCAGGACGCTGCTCGATGCGACGGGACTGGACCCCGATCACGCCCTCTTGAGATGGGGGAACTTCGACAAGGCGCTGCTGCTCCCCTCCACCGTCTTCGAACCCGACGACTCGGGGCGATCCTACCGCTTCCGACCGAACACCCGCTCGATCTGGGTCCGGAATCTCAAGAGCCAGGGGGGCGTCCTCGCCTATTTCCCGATCCCGGACACGCCTCGGCTCCTCGAGCTCGCCGAAGCCGCCGGGGCCGCGATCGTCCGGGAGTCGGTCCAGACGACGAACTCCTGGGGCTGTCGCGGCGACGAGCCGAACCTGACGGCGGAGCACCGCGGCCTCGTCCTCGGCGACTCCTACATGCAGGGTCTGTTCGTCGGCGACGACCAGACGCCGACTGAGTGTCTGAAACGCGCGCTGGCGACAGGTTTCGGGACCAGCGTGGAGATCCTGAACACGGGCCACCTGGGCTATTCGCCCGAGCAGGAGTATTTCACCCTGCTGGAATACGCCGACCGGTTCAGGCCCCAGTTCGTCATCCTCAGCCTCTTCGCCAACGACTTCGGCGACCTGTTTGAGGTCCTCGACGGCCGCGCCGATTGGGAAGAGAATCGCTACTGGATCGCGAAGATCGCCGGCTACTGCAACGACCTGGGTATCCCCTGCCTGGTCGTCCCCGCCCCCTGGGTCAATCATGTGGAAGGCCCACGCAAGACGGCCCACTATCCCGGCCGGATTCCCGACATCCTCGACGACCCCGGCCTGACGTATTTCGACCCGATCGAGGACTTCATCGCGGCCAACGACCGCCAGGCCCTGATTCGACTGGCTCGTGGAGAGCCGACGACCCCGAGCCCCCTCTTCAACGGCAAGCTCGGCGACGGCCACTTCTCCCCGCTGGGCTGCGAGGTCTGGGGCGATGCGGTGGGACGGCGGCTGGCGCGGCTCCTGGAATCTCGACGGCCGCGTGGGGAAGTCGAAGCAAAGGTCGGCGCGGGCCTCAATCTCCGATCACCTTGA